The following are encoded together in the Lathyrus oleraceus cultivar Zhongwan6 chromosome 3, CAAS_Psat_ZW6_1.0, whole genome shotgun sequence genome:
- the LOC127131566 gene encoding uncharacterized protein LOC127131566, with translation MEQKKPTITLREDSLYHDPIALVLFGHNARVWDCCISDDFIVTVSEDCTCCIWGIDGEQLQVIREHIGRGIWRCLYEPKLSLLITAGFDSAIKVHRPPAFLSGGLDEAQLSHGRTKMFSICVPHVLQHIGLTDSKSEYVCCLRFSSQDSLYAATNHGYLYHAKLCETGGAHWNQLVQVSNGAPIICMDLLSKDSFELGYGDEDWIAIGDGKSITFRHRHQPHIAYSWAFL, from the coding sequence ATGGAACAAAAGAAGCCAACAATCACTTTAAGGGAAGATTCATTGTACCATGACCCCATTGCCCTTGTCTTATTTGGACATAATGCTCGAGTTTGGGACTGCTGTATTTCTGATGATTTTATTGTGACTGTCAGTGAGGATTGTACATGTTGTATATGGGGAATTGATGGTGAACAACTGCAAGTCATTAGGGAGCACATAGGAAGGGGTATATGGAGATGTTTGTATGAACCAAAATTGTCACTTCTTATAACTGCCGGGTTTGATTCTGCTATCAAGGTGCATAGGCCTCCTGCTTTTCTATCTGGGGGCTTGGATGAAGCACAATTGTCCCACGGAAGAACAAAAATGTTTTCCATTTGCGTCCCGCATGTGTTGCAGCATATTGGATTGACGGACAGCAAGAGTGAATACGTTTGTTGTTTGCGTTTTTCCTCTCAGGATTCTCTTTATGCTGCTACCAATCATGGTTATCTCTACCATGCTAAATTATGTGAAACTGGAGGTGCTCATTGGAATCAGCTTGTTCAAGTCAGCAACGGGGCTCCAATTATCTGTATGGATTTATTGTCCAAGGACTCATTTGAACTTGGATATGGTGATGAAGATTGGATCGCCATTGGAGATGGTAAGTCGATTACTTTTAggcatcgccatcaacctcacatagcttactcttgggctttcttatAA